GATCGAACGGTTCAACTGGAATGACGCGCGAAACCATGTGGCCCCCGGTGTATTGTTAGCGCTAACGAGTGCTCTTTAGCCCGTGATTTGGCCGAAGTCTAGCATGGGGTTTGCCCATCACAACTGCGTCAGTCCTCACGGCGCAGGGTTTTCATGGGGTGTTAGGGGAATTAGCACTATGTGTCAGCCAGATACGCCACGAGATCAGCAAGAAAGCGCCGCATGAAAGATACGCTGCCGCCCGCCGCCAATGCCGGAAAATTCCTAGATCCCTACCGGACGGCCAAGGGGGAGGAACGCGCCCATGTGGCCTTGAGCGATCCGCAGACGCTCTGGTTCAACACCGGCACGCTCTGCAACATCGCCTGTGTGAATTGCTATATCGACAGCTCTCCCACCAATGATGCGCTCGTCTACCTGACGGCGGATGAGGTGAGCGGCTATCTTGATCAGCTCGAAACGCGGAACTGGGGCGTCCGCGAGATCGGTTTCACCGGAGGCGAGCCTTTCATGAACCCCGAGATGTGCGAGATGATGGCGCGGTCGCTGGCGCGGGGCTACGAGGTGCTGGTGCTGACAAACGCGATGCGCCCGATGATGCGCAAGAGCGTGCGGGCGGATCTGGCGGATCTGATCGCGCAATATGGCGATAAAATCACCTTCCGCATTTCGCTGGATCACTGGTCCGAGGCCCAGCATGACGAGATTCGC
The sequence above is drawn from the Pseudoruegeria sp. SHC-113 genome and encodes:
- a CDS encoding radical SAM protein, whose translation is MKDTLPPAANAGKFLDPYRTAKGEERAHVALSDPQTLWFNTGTLCNIACVNCYIDSSPTNDALVYLTADEVSGYLDQLETRNWGVREIGFTGGEPFMNPEMCEMMARSLARGYEVLVLTNAMRPMMRKSVRADLADLIAQYGDKITFRISLDHWSEAQHDEIRGKGGFAKTLEGMGWLRDQGARLAVAGRMLWQESEAEAREAFAELFKAHGFDISAADPGRTVLFPEMDVNVEVPEITTACWGILNKKPTDVMCASSRMVVKHKGAVTPSVIACTLLPYAPEFDMGATLEEAEKPVQLNHPHCAKFCVLGGASCSA